Proteins found in one Tsukamurella paurometabola DSM 20162 genomic segment:
- a CDS encoding TetR/AcrR family transcriptional regulator, translating into MARLTRAEQRAQTRADLLIAARERFLAVGYAAASLDDIADRAGYSKGAVYSNFVDKPNLCREVLHALHADKMAEMAALITGPGELQDRIDGLAEWVERTVGDVGWTMLELEFVIVSRTDPKLREMVVELRTAAHCTVVDMLRGLLGVDGDDADVAAAEAELYELESTADLLLSAGIGLGIQRAVDPTISAEPVIDTMRSTLTLLAVGAR; encoded by the coding sequence ATGGCGAGGCTGACGCGGGCGGAACAACGCGCCCAGACGCGTGCCGACCTGTTGATCGCGGCGCGCGAGCGTTTCCTGGCCGTGGGGTACGCGGCCGCGAGCCTCGACGACATCGCCGACCGGGCCGGCTACTCCAAGGGCGCGGTGTATTCGAACTTCGTCGACAAGCCGAATCTGTGCCGCGAGGTCCTGCATGCGCTGCATGCCGACAAGATGGCGGAGATGGCCGCGCTCATCACCGGACCCGGCGAACTGCAAGACCGGATCGACGGCCTGGCCGAGTGGGTCGAGCGCACCGTGGGCGACGTCGGCTGGACCATGCTCGAGCTCGAGTTCGTCATCGTCTCCCGCACCGATCCGAAGCTGCGCGAGATGGTGGTGGAACTGCGGACCGCGGCGCACTGCACCGTCGTCGACATGCTGCGCGGGCTCCTCGGTGTCGACGGTGACGATGCCGACGTGGCCGCCGCCGAGGCGGAGCTGTACGAACTCGAATCCACCGCCGACTTGCTGCTCAGCGCCGGTATCGGCCTCGGCATCCAGCGTGCTGTCGACCCCACGATCTCGGCGGAGCCGGTGATCGACACCATGCGCAGCACGCTCACGCTGCTCGCCGTCGGCGCCCGCTGA
- a CDS encoding lipase family protein has product MTAVTTRLETAEQWPAPAEPQQVGIDPFFDAPEGFADVPAGTVLRYRDVTVGFLGRIKQRVRATQLLYRTVNMHGDPEVTTTTVLRPRRGAKPGAPLVSYQCAIDSLHPKTFPSYVLQHGVRTEDASFPQIEYLFIAAAVAKGWTVSVPDHGGQTGRWGIPREPGHMVLDGLRACLAHAPFDLAPDTRIGVWGYSGGGLATVWAAETAPSYAPELNLIAGAVGAPVSDPGNVFVYLNNTLFTGLPTLVIAALAREYPTLREVLAEHVDDKGRKLFYEDALEWSPERAIRKMAHKDFGYYCDLPFEEIARLPKLLEIFDDIRPGQSAPAVPMLVVQSTKDQISPADDATAHVQRYAAGGTHVEYRTDQWSDHFSMHFMSAPMLLGWLTDRLDGKPVGAAGHRHSRSIMASPRQIGRTLRLVGTAARVAAGGRF; this is encoded by the coding sequence ATGACGGCCGTGACCACGCGCCTCGAGACCGCCGAGCAGTGGCCCGCACCCGCGGAGCCGCAGCAGGTGGGCATCGACCCGTTCTTCGACGCCCCCGAAGGATTCGCGGACGTCCCCGCGGGCACCGTGCTGCGGTACCGCGACGTCACCGTCGGCTTCCTCGGCCGGATCAAGCAGCGGGTGCGTGCCACCCAGCTGCTGTACCGCACCGTGAACATGCACGGTGACCCCGAGGTCACCACCACCACCGTGCTGCGCCCGCGCCGCGGCGCGAAGCCCGGCGCCCCGCTGGTGTCCTACCAGTGCGCGATCGATTCGCTGCACCCCAAGACCTTCCCGTCGTACGTGCTCCAGCACGGCGTGCGCACCGAGGACGCCTCGTTCCCGCAGATCGAGTACCTCTTCATCGCGGCCGCCGTCGCCAAGGGCTGGACGGTCTCGGTCCCCGACCACGGTGGCCAGACCGGCCGCTGGGGCATTCCTCGCGAACCCGGCCACATGGTGCTCGACGGTCTGCGTGCCTGCCTCGCGCATGCGCCCTTCGATCTGGCACCCGACACCCGGATCGGTGTCTGGGGCTACTCCGGCGGAGGCCTCGCCACCGTCTGGGCCGCGGAGACGGCACCGTCGTACGCGCCCGAACTGAACCTGATCGCCGGCGCCGTGGGCGCTCCCGTCTCCGATCCCGGCAATGTCTTCGTCTACCTCAACAACACCCTGTTCACCGGCCTCCCCACGCTCGTGATCGCCGCGCTGGCCCGGGAGTATCCGACGCTGCGCGAGGTGCTGGCCGAGCACGTGGACGACAAGGGCCGCAAGCTGTTCTACGAGGACGCCCTCGAATGGTCGCCCGAGCGGGCCATCCGGAAGATGGCGCACAAGGACTTCGGCTACTACTGCGACCTCCCGTTCGAGGAGATCGCCCGGCTGCCCAAGCTGCTCGAGATCTTCGACGACATCCGCCCCGGCCAGTCGGCGCCCGCGGTACCGATGCTGGTGGTGCAGTCCACCAAGGATCAGATATCGCCCGCCGACGATGCCACCGCGCACGTGCAGCGGTACGCGGCCGGCGGCACTCACGTCGAATACCGCACCGACCAATGGAGCGACCACTTCTCGATGCACTTCATGTCGGCGCCGATGCTGCTCGGCTGGCTGACGGACCGGCTCGACGGTAAGCCGGTCGGCGCCGCCGGGCATCGGCACAGCCGCTCGATCATGGCCTCGCCGAGGCAGATCGGCCGCACCCTGCGGCTGGTGGGCACCGCGGCGCGGGTCGCCGCCGGCGGCCGCTTCTGA
- a CDS encoding YdcF family protein, producing MSKVKIAIWSTAVLVVVFLGAVAAVGYPVFGQAKQDPLERVDAVVVLGGEHDGREQYGLQLAKEGYAPTLVLSNPYEPDDHVMAPLCDRRVDGIEVLCEVPDPSTTRGEALFTERLARERGWKKVIVVSWRYHLPRSRYIFGNCFAGETVMRAVPREYAFGPADWELIYLYQSFAMAKAMVQGGC from the coding sequence GTGTCGAAGGTCAAGATAGCGATCTGGAGCACGGCCGTGCTCGTGGTCGTGTTCCTGGGTGCCGTCGCCGCGGTCGGCTACCCCGTCTTCGGCCAGGCGAAGCAGGATCCGCTGGAGCGGGTCGATGCCGTGGTCGTGCTCGGCGGTGAGCACGACGGCCGCGAGCAGTACGGGCTGCAGCTGGCCAAGGAGGGCTACGCCCCGACCCTCGTACTCTCCAACCCCTACGAGCCGGACGACCACGTGATGGCCCCGCTGTGCGACCGGCGGGTCGACGGCATCGAGGTGCTCTGCGAGGTGCCCGACCCGTCCACCACCCGCGGCGAGGCCCTGTTCACCGAACGGCTGGCGCGAGAGCGCGGGTGGAAGAAGGTGATCGTGGTCAGCTGGCGCTACCACCTGCCGCGGTCGCGGTACATCTTCGGCAACTGCTTCGCGGGCGAGACGGTGATGCGCGCCGTCCCCCGCGAGTACGCCTTCGGCCCCGCCGACTGGGAGCTGATTTACCTCTACCAGAGCTTCGCCATGGCGAAGGCGATGGTCCAGGGCGGCTGCTAA
- a CDS encoding sugar transferase: MPAAPPVSPDTASLADTGAAPEPPATTGSRSVPRGAVLTDDIVVATVAAASGSVAAIAAGVPAATAVAVIIAIHAVWVGALSSSRTLAVPLLRLGSAEFRHVLRATAVVFGITGIVEAYLHVPLLQAVIRASLPVALGGVLLCRMLWGRRVRTQTDQEFRTPTLVVGSFFATRATAAALLREGRSGAEVVGACLPEGESELYESIPLDDGTAIPVVGSDQTLLAAIDRTGARAVALTPTDTLGPGDLRKLIWELDEKQVELVLVPGVVDVAGHRVVYQSVSGMPMLSIARPQHRRADSMAKRTFDIVFATIALLFTFPVTLAVAIAVKIDSRGPLFYSAERVGAGGKTFHMVKFRSMVDGADSYRDALADKDIGAGVLFKIPDDPRVTRIGRIVRRYSIDELPQFINVLKGEMSVVGPRPALPAEVAQYPPVMRRRHLVKPGITGAWQVSGRSDLSWDESVRLDVGYVENWSLFTDLSIVARTVGTVVGSSGAY, from the coding sequence GTGCCCGCCGCACCCCCCGTGTCACCCGATACCGCGAGCCTGGCGGACACCGGCGCGGCGCCGGAACCGCCCGCCACGACCGGCTCCAGGAGCGTGCCGCGCGGCGCCGTCCTCACCGATGACATCGTCGTCGCCACCGTCGCCGCTGCCTCGGGTTCCGTCGCCGCGATCGCCGCCGGTGTACCCGCGGCCACGGCCGTCGCCGTGATCATCGCGATCCACGCCGTCTGGGTGGGGGCGCTGAGCTCGTCGCGCACCCTCGCCGTGCCACTACTGCGGCTCGGCTCGGCCGAGTTCCGGCACGTCCTCCGCGCGACCGCCGTGGTCTTCGGTATCACCGGCATCGTCGAGGCGTACCTGCACGTGCCGCTGCTACAGGCGGTCATCCGCGCATCGCTTCCCGTCGCGCTCGGCGGAGTACTGCTGTGCCGGATGCTGTGGGGCCGCCGCGTGCGCACCCAGACCGACCAGGAGTTCCGGACACCGACGCTCGTGGTGGGCAGCTTCTTCGCGACGCGGGCCACCGCGGCCGCCCTGCTGCGCGAGGGGCGGTCGGGCGCCGAGGTGGTGGGCGCGTGCCTGCCGGAGGGCGAATCCGAACTCTACGAGTCGATTCCGCTCGACGACGGGACCGCGATACCCGTGGTCGGGTCCGACCAGACCCTGCTCGCCGCGATCGACCGGACGGGGGCTCGCGCCGTCGCGCTCACCCCGACCGACACCCTGGGCCCCGGCGATCTGCGCAAGCTCATCTGGGAACTCGATGAGAAGCAGGTCGAGCTGGTCCTCGTGCCCGGCGTCGTCGACGTGGCCGGACATCGCGTGGTGTACCAATCCGTGAGCGGTATGCCGATGCTGTCGATCGCGCGGCCCCAGCACCGCCGGGCCGACAGCATGGCCAAGCGCACCTTCGACATCGTCTTCGCCACGATCGCCCTCCTGTTCACCTTTCCGGTCACCCTGGCCGTGGCGATCGCCGTCAAGATCGATTCCCGGGGCCCGCTGTTCTACAGCGCCGAGCGGGTGGGCGCCGGCGGGAAGACCTTCCACATGGTGAAGTTCCGCAGCATGGTCGACGGTGCCGACAGCTACCGGGACGCACTCGCCGACAAGGACATCGGTGCCGGCGTGCTGTTCAAGATCCCGGACGATCCCCGGGTCACGCGGATCGGTCGCATCGTGCGCCGCTACAGCATCGACGAGCTTCCACAGTTCATCAACGTCCTCAAGGGCGAGATGTCCGTGGTCGGACCGCGACCGGCACTCCCCGCCGAGGTCGCCCAGTATCCGCCCGTGATGCGGCGGCGGCACCTGGTCAAACCCGGAATCACCGGAGCCTGGCAGGTCAGCGGTCGCTCGGACCTGTCCTGGGACGAATCGGTCCGGCTCGACGTGGGTTACGTCGAGAACTGGTCGCTGTTCACCGACCTGTCGATCGTGGCTCGCACCGTGGGCACCGTGGTCGGATCGAGTGGCGCATACTGA
- the rfbC gene encoding dTDP-4-dehydrorhamnose 3,5-epimerase yields the protein MRIEATDLSDVVLLVPEPHRDQRGLFTRTFDAEEFDAHLGVPGASASFVQDSQSRSHGGVVRGLHGRSGRGEAKLVRCAHGAVLDVLVDIRPDSPTFGRHASFRLDDENFHHLYVPPGFLHGFQALTPVADVCYRIDRPHDPNEDLGVVYNDPDLAISWPLPVTVVSSREAAAGSWSELQHGLR from the coding sequence ATGCGCATCGAGGCGACCGATCTTTCCGACGTGGTGTTGCTCGTCCCCGAGCCCCACCGCGACCAGCGCGGCCTGTTCACCCGGACCTTCGATGCCGAGGAGTTCGACGCGCACCTCGGCGTGCCGGGGGCGTCGGCGTCGTTCGTCCAGGATTCGCAATCGCGCTCGCACGGCGGTGTGGTGCGCGGTCTGCACGGCCGGTCCGGCCGGGGCGAAGCCAAGCTGGTGCGATGTGCGCACGGTGCCGTCCTCGACGTGCTCGTCGACATCCGGCCCGATTCACCGACGTTCGGGCGGCACGCCAGCTTCCGCTTGGACGACGAGAACTTCCACCACCTGTACGTGCCGCCCGGGTTCCTGCACGGGTTCCAGGCACTGACGCCCGTCGCCGACGTCTGCTACCGGATCGACCGCCCGCACGATCCGAATGAGGACCTCGGGGTTGTTTACAACGACCCCGATTTGGCTATTTCATGGCCGCTGCCTGTGACGGTCGTCTCATCTCGGGAAGCAGCGGCCGGGTCCTGGTCCGAGCTCCAGCACGGTCTGCGCTGA
- a CDS encoding glycosyltransferase — protein sequence MTASSPGDTVYRIVADSWYAPHLRGAVALDDLLPRPVRSAAARSGLLRGLLLAAAGLRADAVVTTNPSPGAAICLALYGLLGRRRVVLLEYIVHPPSGRFGRLRFTVLRKLLLRRALLRAQVLTDAEVPAYAALHGVGPDRFEVVRWPARFDETPAPALRAGRVVVASGRRTDWDTFLRAADGADWDVRVVCTGADLAAVQSLAPPSATVLHDISADENQAVVNQATVYVIPVPETGASIGQIRVMNAGQAGVPVVASDVSGFAGYLDQEVAVLVPPGDPAALRAAVDALLDDPARREGLRSAARARGGTMDEYLTRIDELAHRGAGPEPVTDGVERIS from the coding sequence ATGACCGCTTCCTCGCCGGGCGACACCGTGTACCGGATCGTCGCCGATTCCTGGTACGCACCGCACCTGCGCGGCGCGGTCGCGCTCGACGATCTGCTCCCGCGGCCGGTGCGGAGCGCCGCAGCCCGCAGTGGGCTGCTGCGCGGGCTGCTGCTGGCGGCGGCCGGACTACGTGCCGACGCGGTCGTGACGACGAATCCGAGCCCCGGCGCAGCGATCTGCCTGGCCCTGTACGGACTGCTCGGGCGGCGGCGTGTGGTGCTGCTCGAATACATCGTGCATCCGCCTTCGGGACGGTTCGGCCGTCTGCGATTCACCGTGTTGCGCAAGCTGCTGCTGCGGCGTGCGCTGCTGCGGGCCCAGGTCCTCACCGATGCCGAGGTTCCGGCCTACGCCGCTCTGCACGGTGTCGGCCCGGACCGCTTCGAGGTGGTCCGGTGGCCCGCCCGGTTCGACGAGACGCCGGCGCCTGCGCTGCGTGCGGGCCGGGTGGTCGTGGCCTCGGGCCGCAGAACCGACTGGGACACCTTCCTGCGGGCGGCCGACGGCGCCGACTGGGACGTCCGGGTGGTGTGCACCGGAGCCGACCTCGCCGCAGTGCAGAGCCTTGCGCCACCGTCAGCCACTGTGCTGCACGATATTTCGGCGGATGAGAACCAGGCCGTCGTGAACCAGGCCACCGTGTACGTGATTCCGGTACCGGAGACGGGCGCGAGTATCGGGCAGATCCGCGTGATGAACGCCGGTCAGGCGGGTGTGCCCGTGGTGGCCTCCGATGTCTCGGGATTCGCGGGCTACCTCGACCAGGAGGTGGCGGTTCTGGTGCCGCCCGGGGATCCCGCCGCGCTGCGCGCCGCCGTGGACGCGCTGCTCGACGATCCGGCGCGCCGGGAGGGGTTGCGCAGCGCTGCGCGGGCCCGCGGGGGCACCATGGACGAGTATCTGACCCGGATCGACGAGCTGGCCCACCGCGGAGCCGGCCCGGAGCCGGTCACCGACGGCGTGGAGAGGATCAGCTGA
- the rfbA gene encoding glucose-1-phosphate thymidylyltransferase RfbA, protein MRGIILAGGTGSRLHPITLGVSKQLVPVYDKPMIYYPLSTLILAGISDVLVITTPHDREAFSRLLGDGSQFGIAISYAVQPEPDGLASAFRIGRQHIGGDRAALVLGDNIFYGPGLGSQLQRFSEIDGGAVFAYRVSDPERYGVIEFDAAGKALSLVEKPERPRSNYAVPGLYFYDNDVVEIAAGLRPSARGELEITDVNLEYLRRGTLQVQVLPRGTAWLDTGTVDSLLDAGTYVRTIEQRQGLRIGVPEEVAWRRGFLTDEELRTRAEPLVKSGYGAYLLNLLAAERG, encoded by the coding sequence GTGCGCGGAATCATTCTTGCGGGCGGTACCGGCAGCCGGTTGCACCCGATCACGCTGGGGGTGAGCAAGCAGCTGGTCCCGGTCTACGACAAGCCGATGATCTACTACCCGCTGTCCACGCTGATCCTTGCCGGGATCTCGGACGTACTGGTCATCACGACCCCGCACGACCGGGAGGCCTTCTCCCGGTTGCTGGGCGACGGCAGCCAGTTCGGTATCGCGATCAGCTACGCGGTGCAGCCCGAACCCGATGGTCTCGCGAGCGCCTTCCGTATCGGGCGCCAGCACATCGGTGGCGACCGCGCCGCACTCGTGCTCGGCGACAACATCTTCTACGGTCCCGGTCTCGGTTCGCAGCTCCAGAGGTTCTCCGAGATCGACGGTGGCGCGGTGTTCGCGTACCGGGTCTCCGATCCCGAGCGGTACGGCGTGATCGAATTCGATGCCGCCGGGAAGGCGCTCTCCCTGGTGGAGAAGCCCGAACGACCGCGGTCGAACTACGCGGTGCCGGGCCTGTACTTCTACGACAACGACGTGGTGGAGATCGCCGCGGGCCTGCGACCCTCGGCGCGCGGCGAGCTGGAGATCACCGACGTCAACCTGGAGTACCTGCGACGCGGCACACTCCAGGTGCAGGTGCTGCCGCGCGGCACCGCATGGCTGGACACCGGCACCGTCGACTCGTTGCTCGACGCCGGTACGTACGTGCGCACCATCGAGCAGCGGCAGGGCCTGCGGATCGGCGTCCCGGAAGAGGTGGCCTGGCGCCGCGGTTTCCTCACCGACGAGGAACTGCGCACCCGCGCGGAACCGCTGGTCAAATCCGGGTACGGGGCGTATCTGCTGAATCTTCTGGCCGCGGAACGGGGCTGA
- a CDS encoding DUF1361 domain-containing protein, whose product MTTARGVLLVASLLATTALTVALGVTDAQAPMSYPTRFLVWNLFLAWIPMLCALGFATVRARGALVPLGVGWLAFLPNSPYLVTDLVHLGEGANMWRHVLQYGFAAWTGILLGVVSLLLVHRRLEREFGARWGWLAVAVSVGLCAIGVVIGRFQRWNSWDLVTRPDDVVAATLGWIGSPFSHVESTGVALAVAAFYGLAYLTVWSLTPAVISPVPRPEDSADTPRTRI is encoded by the coding sequence ATGACCACGGCCCGAGGCGTCCTGTTGGTGGCGTCCCTGCTCGCAACCACCGCGCTGACCGTCGCGCTCGGGGTGACCGACGCGCAGGCACCGATGTCCTACCCCACCCGATTCCTGGTGTGGAACCTCTTCCTGGCCTGGATCCCGATGCTCTGTGCGCTCGGCTTCGCCACGGTCCGCGCCCGCGGCGCGCTGGTGCCGCTCGGGGTCGGCTGGCTCGCCTTCCTGCCCAACTCGCCGTATCTGGTGACCGACCTGGTGCACCTCGGTGAGGGCGCGAACATGTGGCGGCACGTGCTGCAGTACGGGTTCGCGGCCTGGACCGGCATCCTGCTCGGCGTGGTCTCGCTGCTGCTGGTGCACCGCCGGCTGGAGCGGGAGTTCGGAGCGCGCTGGGGATGGCTCGCGGTCGCGGTCTCGGTGGGCCTGTGCGCCATCGGTGTGGTGATCGGACGGTTCCAGCGCTGGAACTCGTGGGACCTGGTGACCCGGCCCGACGACGTGGTCGCCGCCACCCTGGGGTGGATCGGATCGCCCTTCTCGCACGTCGAATCGACCGGCGTCGCGCTCGCGGTAGCGGCCTTCTACGGGCTCGCGTACCTCACCGTCTGGTCGCTGACCCCCGCCGTGATCAGCCCCGTTCCGCGGCCAGAAGATTCAGCAGATACGCCCCGTACCCGGATTTGA
- a CDS encoding dTDP-4-dehydrorhamnose 3,5-epimerase family protein, with protein MRARGLTVPGAFEFTPQQFGDDRGRFLEWFKASEFEEATGAPMPELQQANCSVSAAGVLRGVHYTLTPPGQAKYVTCVRGAFLDVVVDLRRDSPTFGTWDTVLLDDVDRRAVYLPAGLGHAILSLEDRSTVMYLCSVEYAPDVDRELDAFDPDLAIDWPTEGRDGTPLTYVRSAKDEAAPSLREVFGGR; from the coding sequence ATGCGGGCACGAGGGTTGACGGTTCCGGGTGCGTTCGAGTTCACGCCGCAGCAGTTCGGAGACGACCGGGGCCGGTTCCTGGAGTGGTTCAAGGCCTCTGAGTTCGAAGAGGCCACCGGTGCGCCCATGCCGGAGCTGCAGCAGGCGAACTGCTCGGTCTCGGCCGCGGGAGTACTGCGCGGCGTGCACTACACGCTCACCCCGCCGGGGCAGGCGAAGTACGTGACCTGCGTGCGCGGCGCCTTCCTCGACGTCGTGGTGGACCTGCGCCGCGATTCCCCGACCTTCGGTACCTGGGACACGGTATTGCTCGACGATGTGGACCGCCGCGCCGTGTACCTGCCCGCCGGCCTGGGCCACGCGATCCTGTCGCTGGAGGACCGATCGACGGTGATGTACCTGTGCTCGGTGGAGTACGCACCGGACGTGGATCGTGAACTCGACGCCTTCGACCCCGATCTCGCGATCGACTGGCCCACCGAGGGGCGCGACGGGACACCGCTCACCTACGTCCGATCGGCGAAGGACGAGGCGGCACCCTCGCTGCGCGAGGTGTTCGGGGGGCGATGA
- a CDS encoding glycosyltransferase family 4 protein, producing the protein MIVSEPLRVLLVGPAPPGPHSRGGMATVMGHMAAHPHAAITVVPTFVDAGPVERIRVGVVGMLRAAVLVLAGRVDVLHVHLSHGGSVIRKALPLWAARLRGVPAVIHGHSFDFGGWLAGLPAPARAVVRAALPADRWLVLSTGLAAEYRAALHLPADRVQVLHNPVPAAATAAPDPAETTVLQVVSLGRLGERKGTYGLVSALAALPPDTLNRLHLTLAGDGEVDEVRAAVAAAGLGEAVTVTGWIDAAGRDRLLAASHVFALPSHHEGLPMALLEAMAAGLAPLTTPVGGIPDAVSDGIDGLLVPPGDPAALAAALTALVDDRAATAALATAARERAQEFDLEIWYWRLESVWSELAGVRSVRRG; encoded by the coding sequence ATGATCGTGTCCGAGCCGCTGCGCGTCCTTCTCGTGGGTCCCGCCCCACCGGGGCCGCACAGCCGCGGCGGTATGGCGACCGTGATGGGTCACATGGCCGCGCATCCCCATGCCGCGATCACCGTGGTACCCACCTTCGTCGACGCCGGCCCGGTCGAGCGGATCCGCGTCGGCGTCGTCGGCATGCTCCGCGCGGCGGTACTGGTGCTGGCCGGGCGGGTCGACGTGCTGCACGTGCACCTCTCGCACGGCGGCAGTGTGATCCGTAAGGCGCTCCCGCTGTGGGCGGCTCGCCTCCGCGGTGTCCCCGCGGTGATACACGGCCACAGCTTCGATTTCGGCGGCTGGTTGGCCGGCCTTCCCGCACCCGCGCGGGCCGTGGTGCGCGCCGCGCTCCCCGCCGACCGGTGGCTGGTCCTGAGCACCGGGCTCGCCGCGGAGTACCGCGCCGCGCTCCACCTGCCGGCCGACCGCGTCCAGGTGCTGCACAATCCGGTTCCCGCTGCGGCGACCGCCGCTCCCGATCCCGCCGAAACCACAGTGCTGCAGGTGGTCTCGCTCGGTAGGCTCGGTGAACGCAAAGGGACCTACGGTCTCGTCAGCGCCCTCGCCGCGCTGCCGCCCGACACGCTGAACCGGCTGCACCTCACCCTCGCCGGCGACGGCGAGGTCGACGAGGTCCGGGCGGCCGTCGCCGCCGCCGGATTGGGCGAGGCGGTGACGGTGACCGGGTGGATCGACGCCGCCGGACGGGATCGGCTGCTGGCCGCGAGCCACGTCTTCGCGCTGCCCAGCCATCACGAGGGCCTGCCCATGGCACTGTTGGAGGCGATGGCCGCGGGCCTGGCGCCGCTGACCACGCCCGTGGGCGGCATCCCCGACGCCGTCTCCGACGGCATCGACGGTCTCCTGGTGCCGCCCGGCGATCCGGCGGCGCTCGCCGCGGCGCTCACCGCGCTGGTCGACGACCGGGCGGCGACGGCGGCGCTCGCCACCGCCGCCCGCGAGCGAGCGCAGGAGTTCGACCTCGAAATCTGGTATTGGCGACTGGAATCCGTGTGGTCCGAGCTGGCCGGCGTCAGATCCGTGCGACGCGGCTGA
- a CDS encoding glycosyltransferase, with protein sequence MLWLSPWMRPLARVYCEALEDRGWEVVLVTSDQHPESDAARPYEWVLNPRPKTPSTWAPFARRLRDARRFAPHVVVTELVRDPRWIALAGSAPRVRLVHDDRPHDAAEEVPRWERALFDRWNGSAAATVAFSEYVRAEIGADALAPLTSDLAEMLVPPMVPATERRDFVAVGRLNGYKNLDVTLDAWERHATGPGWRGDELVLIGDGDAPLRAAPHVRRVPGAYSYADVIGPLAAAKGSVAHYRRATQSGVQVLAMQLGVTPIVSDRGALPEFQPPGEAAIGVDDVAGLAAAFDALADPEAAARRGAVARAHYLARYGADESAARLEEMLSRVARI encoded by the coding sequence CTGCTGTGGCTCTCCCCGTGGATGCGTCCACTGGCCCGGGTCTACTGCGAGGCGCTTGAGGACCGGGGCTGGGAGGTAGTGCTGGTTACCTCCGACCAGCACCCCGAATCCGATGCCGCCCGGCCGTACGAGTGGGTGCTGAATCCACGGCCGAAGACACCCTCCACCTGGGCGCCGTTCGCCCGCCGCCTGCGCGACGCGCGTCGGTTCGCCCCGCACGTCGTGGTCACCGAGCTGGTGCGTGACCCGCGGTGGATCGCCCTCGCCGGCAGCGCCCCCCGCGTCCGGCTCGTGCACGACGACCGCCCGCACGACGCCGCGGAGGAGGTACCCCGATGGGAACGCGCGCTGTTCGATCGCTGGAACGGGTCCGCAGCGGCCACGGTGGCGTTCAGCGAGTACGTGCGGGCCGAGATCGGCGCGGACGCTCTGGCACCGCTGACCAGTGATCTCGCCGAAATGCTCGTGCCGCCGATGGTTCCGGCCACGGAGCGACGCGATTTCGTGGCCGTAGGCCGGCTCAACGGCTACAAGAACCTGGACGTCACGCTCGACGCCTGGGAACGGCACGCCACCGGGCCCGGTTGGCGTGGAGACGAACTCGTATTGATCGGCGACGGTGATGCCCCGCTGCGGGCGGCGCCGCACGTGCGCCGGGTGCCGGGCGCGTATTCCTACGCCGATGTGATCGGCCCCCTCGCTGCCGCGAAGGGATCGGTGGCGCACTACCGCCGGGCCACGCAGAGCGGGGTCCAAGTGCTGGCGATGCAGCTCGGGGTGACCCCCATCGTCTCCGACCGGGGTGCGCTGCCCGAGTTCCAGCCGCCGGGCGAAGCGGCCATCGGGGTGGACGACGTCGCGGGTCTTGCGGCCGCGTTCGACGCGCTCGCCGATCCGGAGGCCGCGGCACGCCGGGGCGCCGTCGCTCGGGCGCACTACCTCGCGAGGTACGGCGCCGACGAATCCGCCGCACGGCTCGAGGAGATGCTCAGCCGCGTCGCACGGATCTGA